A stretch of Syntrophales bacterium DNA encodes these proteins:
- a CDS encoding SurA N-terminal domain-containing protein: MENKNCEKCGKEISGAGEVLCPECKEGVRRKSGRRLWYSGIAVVLLLLAGAGFLYAEKQAWEFSWDVVLGRPAAVVNGESISRSEARSKLNVSRLMLEKEYGKGLFAGEQGRALLGRLERDVLEKMVEERLVAREASRLKIKVGDDLVQQEIKRIEKIGREIYGNDDNFQASLKEDGISQEYLVGQVRNLLLFQEVKKAKAPPQADSEAYFAEWLTQDRKAAKVAFNQTVPPAPSLAQGEESCCGAGGGSSAGVGGCGTKQAPGALDPKLQSTASVAALDAYRGTHPAEQGLEAKVTDYGCHVQVDIEKGGKIVASYSYRDGKVSEI, from the coding sequence TTGGAAAACAAAAATTGCGAAAAATGCGGAAAAGAGATTTCCGGTGCGGGCGAGGTTTTGTGTCCCGAATGCAAGGAAGGGGTCAGACGGAAAAGCGGCAGGCGCTTATGGTATTCAGGGATTGCCGTTGTACTGCTGCTGCTTGCCGGAGCGGGTTTTCTGTACGCGGAAAAACAGGCGTGGGAATTTTCGTGGGACGTAGTGCTCGGAAGGCCGGCGGCGGTGGTGAATGGGGAGTCGATCTCCCGGTCCGAGGCGCGCTCGAAGCTTAATGTCAGCAGACTCATGCTGGAAAAAGAGTACGGAAAAGGGTTGTTTGCCGGTGAGCAGGGCAGAGCGCTCTTGGGACGTCTGGAACGCGACGTCTTGGAGAAGATGGTGGAAGAAAGGCTGGTGGCGCGTGAGGCAAGCCGCTTGAAGATAAAGGTGGGCGATGACCTGGTTCAACAGGAGATCAAGCGGATAGAGAAGATCGGCCGGGAGATTTACGGGAATGACGATAATTTTCAGGCCAGCCTTAAGGAGGATGGCATCTCTCAGGAATACCTGGTGGGGCAAGTCCGGAACCTTCTCCTTTTTCAGGAGGTCAAAAAGGCAAAAGCTCCGCCGCAAGCCGATTCCGAAGCCTATTTTGCCGAGTGGCTGACCCAGGACAGAAAGGCAGCCAAGGTGGCCTTTAATCAAACCGTTCCTCCGGCGCCGTCGTTAGCCCAGGGAGAGGAGTCGTGCTGCGGCGCCGGTGGAGGCAGCAGCGCCGGAGTGGGCGGCTGTGGAACGAAGCAGGCGCCCGGCGCTCTGGATCCAAAGTTGCAGAGCACGGCCAGCGTCGCGGCTCTCGATGCTTATCGGGGGACCCATCCCGCCGAGCAGGGGTTGGAGGCAAAGGTTACCGATTACGGCTGTCATGTCCAGGTGGACATCGAAAAGGGTGGAAAAATAGTTGCATCCTATTCCTATAGAGACGGAAAAGTATCTGAAATATAA